The region AGGTTCCTGGTGATCTGCGTCATGATTTTCACTGCTGCCAGCTTCGCCTGCGGAGCAGCGCCGACCCTGGGAATGATCCTGCTGGCACGAATTGTCCAGGGCGCGGGCGGCGGTGCACTGCAGCCGCTCTCACAGGCGATCCTTTTTGAGTCCTTCCCCCCGGCGAAGCGCGGAGCTGCTGCCGCCGTCTTTGCCTTCGGTGTGGTGGTGGCCCCGGTGCTGGGTCCCACGCTGGGAGGCTGGCTGACGGATACGTATTCCTGGCGGTATGCCTTCTATATCAATATCCCGGTGGGAATCCTGGCGGTCTTTATGATCAGCCGCTTCGTCCATGACCCCCCCTATATCAAGAATGCGAAGGTGCCGGCGTTCGACAACATGGGATTTGGAGCTTTGGTGGTCTGGACCGGACTTTTGCAGGTGATCCTGGATAAGGGGCAGGAAGATGACTGGTTTGGAGCCACATGGATCCGGGTGGCATTTCCGATCATGCTGGCCGCCTTCCTGTGGTGGGTCTGGATCTCCTGGCATCGCAAAAATCCGCTGGTCGATCTCAAAGTGCTGAAGAATCGCAATTTTGCCATTGGCTGTTTGCTAATCTTCCTCTTCGGCATTGCAATCTATTCGACCGTGACCGTGCTTCCGCTCTTTTATCAGGAGTTGTTGGGCTATACGGCCTTCACGGCCGGGGTTGTGGTGGCGCCACGTGGACTGGGAGCGATCTGCGGGATGCCGGTGATCGGGTATCTTTCCAATAAAGTCGATCCGCGCTATCTGCTTACCTTTGGATTTATTGTTTTCGGACTTACGACGTTGTATTTCGGAAGCATTACGCTTCAGGTCTCTCCGACGACGCTTCTGGTACCTATTCTGATTACGGGGTTTGGGCTGAGCTTTGTCTTTGTGCCCATTACAACGGCGGCTTATGGGACGCTGCCGAATGAACAGATGGGCAATGCCAGCGGTTTGTTCAACCTGATGAGAAATGTCGGAGGGTCGATCGGAATCTCAATCGCTCAGACCCTTCTGATTCGGCGTGCCGCGGTGCATCAGAACCTGATCGTCAATTCTGTTCCGAGGACCGGGGCGCAGTTCCAGAATTCGCTTCAGAATACGACAGGCTTTCTGGCAAGGTATTATGGTCCGGCGAATGCTGCCGATCCTGCGCAGGCGACGCTTTACCGCGAGCTTTTGCGGCAAGCCTCGAGCTGGGCCTTTGTGGATGTGTTTCGGTGGCTTTCTCTGTTGAGTTTTGGATGTGTGGTTGCAGTCTGGCTGCTGAAGAAGGTAAAGCCCGGAAAGGGCCCGATAGGAGCACACTGAGCAGCAGAACGCGGGTGCGCTCGATGTATGAGATTCGCCGGTCTCCTCCCCATCGGCTGCGATAAACTCGAAGTTTGCGAGTTGCAGGTCTGTAGGGATGGAATGAGTTTGCTGGCACAGCTTTTGTTCTGGATTGCGGTGGTAGGTTCGCTGACGTCGACGATCTACTGTCTGATGGTCCTGGCGGCCGCGCTCCGGTTTGGACTGCGGCGCCGGCGTGAGGAGCAGGCGGCCATAAACTCCAGCTTTCTGCCGCCCGTCAGTGTGCTGAAGCCGCTGCATGGCACAGAGGATGGACTGGAGAAGAACCTCGAAACCTTCTTTGAACAGGATTATCCGGAGTTCGAGCTGTTGTTCTGCTCCAGGCATGAGAGCGACGCCGGTCTGCAACTGGCCCGCGAAGTTGGTAGGCGGTATCCCGAGGTGAATGCAAAGTATGTCACCTGTGGGGAGCCACCCGAGCACTTTCATAATGCCAAGGTCTTTTCGCTAGCCAGGATGGATTCGGTTGCGGCTTACGATCTTTATGTAACCAGCGATGCGGATGCGCGGGTCGCACCGGACTATCTGCGCAAGATGATCCAGAACCTGAAGGATCCGGCAGTGGGGCTGGCATCGAGCGTCTACATAGGAACAGTACATCGCGGAGCGGAGGCGCGACTTTCGTCGCGTCTGGATGCCGTGGGCAAGAGCGTCGAGATGAGTTCGGGCGTGATGGTGGCGGACATGCTTGAAGGGACCAAATTTGCGCTTGGCGTGACGATGGTGCTTAGAAAGCAGTCCTTCGTCGAGGCCGGTGGATTCGAGGAGCTCGGTCAGTTCTACGCCGATGACTTTGTACTAGGCAACCGCCTGGCGACACGCGGAACCGGGGTAAGGCTGGCCACTCACGTGATCCGGCTGCTGGTAGAAGACACCCCGTTCGCGGTGTCGTTCCGCAACCAGTTGCGCTGGATGCAGAGTACGCGGCGGTCCAGACCATGGGGCCATCTGGGAACGGGGCTGACCTTCGCCATGCCCTTCGGCCTGCTGGGACTTCTCTGGGGAGTGATCAGCGGACATGCGGGGCTGGGACTGCTATGGCTGTTGGCGATGGTCGTCAATCGCTGGTTGCAGGCAGGCACGGTGCTCACGATGATGGGCGATCCTGGATGGCTTCGCGGAATGTTGCTCTATCCTCTTCGTGATCTGTTGGGCAGCATGCTGTGGGTGGGGAGCTATGGCGGTGATCGATTTTACTATCGCGGCCAGACGTACCGGCTTCGCGAAGGCGGCCGCGTCGAGACTCCCTAAGCCGCAATCGGCCTTTTATAGATCAGCGGTTGGTCAACACCGTCTTGCCGCCGGAAGAGGCGAGGGTGTGGACCGCGCCGTACGGGCTGAGATCGCGTATGCGGGCTGCAGGATGGTAGGTGAACAAAAAAATACGCTGCGGGCTGGCCCAAAGGCGGCGGAGCGTGGCTTCGTTTTCGAAGATATGGGGGGAATCGGGCCAGAAGGCGCCGTACCACAGGCCATTCACATTGCCATGGATGAGGTGAAGCTGGTGACGCGTGTAGAAGACCAGGGAAGAGCCTGAGGTGAGCTCTCCGTCCAGAATGATCTGATCCTGCGGTTTGACCCCCTCGTGATTGATTGCCAGAGCAAGACCTTTTGAACCCAGAATGGGATAGAAGCGACGAAGCCCCTCGTGTGCTCCAAGCAGCGCAAAAATCATGGCCGCAGCCAGGACGAGATTGGCGGCATAGTTACGTCCTTGTCGTCGAAGCAGCCATGTGGGGAGTCCAGCGATCAGCATGCTGAAGGAGACGAAGAAGAGGGGGCCGCGGAAAAGTCCCATAGCATCGGTGGTGAGATCGAAGATGTGGCCGAGCGAGAGGTTATAGAACTCCGGATTGGCGGCCAGCAGCGATGCGATGTCGGTCCCCTTCGGTGTCGGCGGTGCCGTAAGGGCGAAGTATCCGCAGACCACGGAGATGACCGCGGTGGTGGGGATAAGCAGCCAGGCGGTCCAGTGCTGAGCCGACCGGCGGATCTCAGAAGTGCTGGACGAGGCGTCAACCCGGCTGAGAAACCCTGCTGTCATCAGGGCGAGTGCCGGAAGAGCAGGCAGACTGTAGTACTCCTGCCGGCTGGAGAGGGTAAAGAAGCCGAGAACGACGGCAGTCCACAGAAAAAGGGCAAGGGCGGCCTCGCGGGACCTGCTGAAAGTTGATTCGGAGGAGTCGCGGAGATCGCGCAGGTGCCGCCGGAGAGCGGGGAAGAGGAAGGAAGCCCAGGGCATGATCCAGAGTGCAGTGAGAGCCCAGAACAACAGGACCGGAACCTGTCCATAGTCGTGCGGGATGCGGCGGCCGAGAAAGCGGGCGATGTGCTCGTTGTAGAGGTAGAACCAGGCCCAGCCACCACGTGGGGGAAGCCCCTGGCCGGCAGGCAAAGGGATGGGTGGAGTACGAAGGGCGGCCATAATGTGCCATGGAGCTGCGATGACAAGGAAGACCACAGCAGAGGCGATAGGATGCAGGCGGCGGAGAAGACCTGGCTGACGTGTCAGCGCGAGATAGGCAAGGACAAATGCGGTTGGAAAGACCAGCCCGATAAACCCTTTTGTCAGAACGTTCAAGGCCATGACTGCAGCGAATCCCGCACAAGGCAACAGAGTGGAGCGGCCTTGACGGACGCGGTCCAGCGCGATCAGCAGAAGATGGACGCCCAGCGTCATCCAGAGCGCCAGTAGGATGTCGGGAATATAGAACCGGGTATAGAGGTACGGACCAATGCTGGTTGCCAGGGCAAGCGCGGAATAGAAGCCGCCTCGATCCGGAGCTTCGGGCGGAGAGATCTCGCGGAAGAGCCGGATGCCGAGGGCGTATACAGCGAGCAGAAGCGCGAGCATACCGACGGCGAGTGGCAGACGGGCGGCCCAGTCCTGTGCGCCGAAGAGCTTCATGGAACCGGCAGCCATCCAGTACATCAGAGGGGGCTTGTCGAAGAAGCGGACACCGTTGATGTAAGGGGTCACGTAGTCGTGCCGCAGGAGCATCTCCCGGGCGATCTCGGTGTAGATGGAATCGACGTCGTCCAGCAGGCCAGGAGTAAAGAGGCCGCCGACCTGAAGAATCAGCCAGGCAAGAACGATCAGACTGACCGACAGTGGGCTCCAGCAGCGAGATTTGCCGGATGCAGCGTCGCGCGATTCGGCAGACCGCTCAACGTTCGCAGCAGTCGAGGGAGTGGCGAATTGGGTGGAGCTTTGATTCACTAGCGACTCGACGGATGATCGAGTGGGCGATCGGTAAAGAGCGCCTTGCCGGAGGTCTCAGCCAACAGGACCTTGTTGTCTCCGAGGAGGCGATCGACGACGTCCCGCTTCTCCAGCGGAACGAAGAGAATCTTGCGCGGCCCCGTGCCCCAGGTCCTGAGGAGATCGTCATGGGTCAGGAAGATTGGTGGAGCATCGGGGAAGGTTGATCCGAACAGCATGGACGTGGAGCGTCCGTCCACGAGATAAACGATTTTGCCAAGGTAGAAGGGAATGGAAGAGCCGTAGGCCTGATCGCCATAGAGGAGAATCTCGCTGTCTTGCGACACGAGATGCTGATCTTCGAGCTGGATGATCTTTTGTGCAAGGTTGGCCGACGACAACATCGGAGCAAAGCGCACCAGGGCAATATGAGCCGCTACGAGAAAGACAGTCGAGGTGAGAGCAATGGCTACAGTTGAGGCGAGATGGCGTCGGCGGCTACGAAGCCACCATGCGATCGCCGGGCCAAAGGCGAAGGACAGGGCGGCCAGCGTCGCAGGAAGTCTTAGAGCGGCGAAGCTGGGCCCCGTCAGATCGAAGAAGTGAGACATCGAGAGGGTGTAATCGCCCACGCCGCGATGGGCGAGCAGCTCGCCGATATCAGGCACGAAAGGAAGATTGCGGGAGCTCCAGAGACCGTATCCCAGCGCGGCGGCGGCTGCGATGCCAATCACGGTGTAGGTGGCGTGGGCTGCGATGATCCAGCGTCGCGAGGTCTGGTCCACATCGTAGGATTGTTCCGCGCACACCAGCGCCACGGCCATCAGGATGAGAATCGCCAGGTAGGCTGGAAAGGTGTAGTACTCCTGGTTGGTCGAGATGGAAAAGAAGACTAGCACGAGCGCTCCATAGATCAGCAGAAGCCAGGTCGTGCCTGTGGAGAAGTTGATCGATGTGCCTGGCCGGCTGCGGCGAAGACGCCAGCCCTGAATGACCGCAAGCGGGGAGAAGAGGCTCCAGGGAAAGAGCCAGACCAGGTGAAGGCTCCAGAAGAGATAGCCTGGCAGCTTGTTGTAGTCCTTGGGGTAGCGCTTGCCAAGGAAGCGGAGAAAGTGTTCGTTGACGAAGTAGAACCAGAAGAAGCCGTGGCCGTTCATGCCACCGGTATTTCGCAGCCCGGCGAGGATGTGCCAGGGAGCGGCGATCGCGAAGAAGAGAAGCAGTCCGCTTGCGATTCGTGTGCGGCCCACGTTTCGCCATTGTCTTGTGAGTGTGAGGTAGAAGATGGCTGCGCCGCCAAAGAAGACCAGCGCAACGAGACCCTTGGTCAGTACGGCGAGCGCAAGCATAGCCCACATGGTGTAGGCGTACAGCGGGCGCTGGCGGCTCGTCTCCTCAAGTGTCCGCAGAAGGCAGTAGAGCGCGGTCAGGATGAAGAGCGAGAGCAGGACCTCTGGGATGTAGATGCGGGTGAAGAGAAAGACTCCGGCGGAGGTCAGAGCGAAGACACCTGTGTAGAAGGCAGTGCGGTCCCCGTAGGCGCGGCGTCCCCAGTGATAGCCCAGTAGCGCGAGCAGAAGGACTCCGATGGCCTCAGGCAGGTGAGCCGCAAATGTATTGAAGCCGAAGATGCGAAAGCTGATGGCGTCCAGCCAATAGGGAAGCGCAGCTTTTTCGAGATAGCGAATCCCGTTGACCTTCAGGGTGACAAGATCGCCGGTGAGCGCCATGTTGCGTGCGGCATTGGCGTGGGTTGCATCGGCGTCATCCAGAAGCGGAGGAGCGAACAGCGATGCGAAAAAGATGACCAGCCAGAGTGAAAGGATGACGCTCAAAGCTGAGGAGCGGCGTGGTCCGGAAGAGGAGCGCGCTTGCGGTGATGAAGTGGATGCCGTCGAAGGCTCGGAGAGGGCTGGAATGATCATCGTTGAATGCGTCTCTCTAGGATATATGCCTGTCCTTGAAAGAAGAATATTTTAGCCCTCCCTTCAGCAAGCCGGACGAATAGCGGCCTGCATGGATGAGATTCAGTCGCATGGCGATGTATCTTGCTTGTGATGGTTGATTTTCGGGTTTGGGGAAGGTGAAGTAAATGCCCACGTTCGCCGCGGTGGATATCGGCTCTAACTCCTGTCGTTTGAAGATCGCTTCGGTGCAGATGCATCGGCTCAAGACATTGCACGAAGACAGAGAGGTAACGCGTCTGGGCGAGAGCGTTTTTCAGACGGGAGCCATCTCACCGGAGGCGATGGCCGCTACCATTCGGGCGCTGAAGCGCTTTCACAAGGCTGTGCAGCTTCATGTGGCTGATAAGGTTCGTGTCGTGGCCACCAGCGCGATGCGCGATGCCCGCAATGCCGGTGCTTTTACCGAGTGGGTTCGTTCCGCGACCGGATGGGATGTGGAGGTGATCTCGGGATTGGAAGAGGGCCGGCTGATCCATCTGGGCGTCGTGACGCACGAGGTTGGAGCACGCGGACGCTGTGTCCTGATCGATCTTGGCGGCGGAAGCTGCGAGATGACCTACTCCGACGGCGGCCGCATTAAGGCGATGGTGAGCCTGCCGCTGGGGGCCGTGCGACTGCAGCAGGAGTTTCTGATGACAGATCCGCCTCCCAGGGAAGATGTTGCCCGTCTGAAGCAGTACATTGACCGTGAGCTGAAGAAGGCTGCGCGGAAGATCGGCACTCCCCGCGCGGCTCTTGTGATTGCCACGTCTGGTACTGCGGCAGCGTTGGCAGAGGCCAGCAGTACCGTGCGGAAGAAGGCTGGAACCAAGGAAAAGAAGTCCCTCGCCAAGCGGCGGGTGGAGCATCTGGGTGCGTTGACAGCAGACGCCCACGAGGTCCGCGTGCTTGCGGACCGTCTGGCGAAGATGCGCGATGAGCAGAGAGCGGCAGTTCCCGGCATCGGGCCGCGCCGGTCGGAGATCATCGTCGGCGGTGCGCTGGTCTACTCCCATCTGATGGAACGGTTCGGCTTCAAGTCCTTCCGTTACTCCGAGCTTGGCCTGCGCGACGGAATGCTGGCCCAGATGCTGAGCGATGTGGATTTGAGAGCGTCCGTACACCAGAAGATCGAGAGCGAGCGATGGGCAGGAGTTCTCGAGGTCTGCCGCCGTTACGGAATTGAGCAGAGGCAGGTTGAGCCGGTCCGACAGCATGTGGTGGACCTCTTCAAGACGCTGGCCCCTGTGCATGGTCTCCCGGAAGAGTACAGGCTCTGGCTGGAAGCAGCCGCCATGATGGAAGACGTCGGCAAATTCATGAACCACCAGGGCCACCACCGTCATACGCAGTACATCATTGCGAACTCTGAGATCTTCGGGTTTTCACCGGCACAGCGCGCAATTGTAAGTGCGCTGGCCCGGTACCTTGGAAAGACCAGGCCCGATGCCATGGATCGCGTGATGCGCACCATTCCGATCGAAGAGCACACCAACGTGATCCGGGCAATCCTGCTGTTGCGGCTTGCAGTCGCACTGAATCAGGATCGTGCAAGTGCAATCCTGCGCATTCGCATTCATGTGTATCCCAAGCGCGTGGTGCTGGAACTGGTTCCAGGTCGCGGTGGAGCGGAGCTCGAGGCGTGGTCCGTCAAAAAAGAGGCCAGTTACTTTCGCGAGGTCTTTCGCCGCGAGCTCTTTGTTGAGGTGGTGTAGAGCGCACGCACAGGCCTCGGATCGAGTAGCCACTGCAATGTGGCAGGTCCCCGGTCCAGCGAGACACGCGCCAGCGATCCCTTCCGCAGGCGAAGGTGCGGCAGCGTAGTGCTTTGAGGGCCTGCCAACAGGCTGGCGAGAAACTGCGTGATATTGGGGTTGTGCCCGACGACCAGAAGATTCTCGTACCCGCGACAGTCAGAGAGAAGACGCTGAAAGTCCCGGACGCTCGCCTCAGGTGTAAGCGCGTTCGACATCAGAATCTGTGACTCGTATCCCATCTCCGTTCCTACCAGCGACGCAGTCTGGAGACTCCGCTTGAAAGGACTGGAGACGATCAGGTCGAACTGCAGATTCAGCTCATTCAAAACGGCGCCCAGCTGCAGGCAGTACCGCTTGCCCTCTTTGTCGAGAGGACGCTTACGGTCGAGGACCGGATTGGGTCGCCGTTCGCCGGCTGAAGCATGTCGAAGAATGAAGAGATTCATGTGTGTTTACCTGATTTTAAATCAGATAGCGGAATGAGGCTGTTCGGGTCAGAGATTGTCCTGTGCGTCGTCATTAGGACGCTCCGCCGGAGGAGCAGGATCATGATGAAAGACGCCGGGATCAGGCTCTGCCAGCGAGGGTGAAGGAGGCTCCGGATTCGGAATGGGATCGGGTGTTGGAGCTGAAGATCTGGCCATAAGGGGCTGGTCCTGCGATAAGGGCGGCGGATAGACAGGAATCAGCGGGTCGGGATTTGACATGATCTCGATGTGATGCGGGCGATCGTGGTTCGCGGCTGCAGGGGGTGGTGGCACGTTGGAGGTAATCGGAGTCACTCGCCTGTAGGTGCCCTGGGGTTCAGGAAAGCTGTCGTCAGAGGTGGTGACAGGATGCTGCAGGACGAGCGAGGTCTCTACTCCTCGTTGCCAGAAGCGCAGAAAAAGCATCGCCATCAGTCCAATCTGTGCAACCAGGAACATGGGCCAGGCATGTGGTCGTGCAAGCATGTGCATCGCAGCTCGCGATGTAAAGAAGACGATGACTGTGCCTGTTACGGCGAGAACGAGAAAGATGATCCAGAGCCGGAAGAGATTGACTCGCAGGAGATGGAGGGCAGGCGCAAGCGTGCGGCGAACGCGACGATCCGGTCTTCCTGAGATGCGGAGATGGGTGCCAAGCTGCACCGTGTAGACCTCAACCAGATCGAAGTAGAGCCGCAGGAGAGAAGCCACCAGCAGCACCAGCAGCATCCCCGCAAGCGTAAGTAGCAGGGAGGTTCTTCCCACGAAACGGTCGTCGACGAAGCTCCTCCAGTGTTGCTCGGCTACGGTGAGCGGTCCCAGAATCACGCCTCCGGCCACCAGGGCCAATAGCGTGATGCGCACAAACCGCCAAAAGTGAAGGAGGCCCTGATAGATCAGCGTGCCCAATTTTGCGGGCTGGTTTGTGATGTAGCTGAAGAGTGTTCCGGGAACCAGCAGGAAATAGAGAACAAGAAAGACGATAACGGAACCATGGCTGGCCATGGCGCTCATCTCGCCGGCCTGTTCACCGCGGAGCCGCATCATCGCTTCCAGGACGATGGAGATATCGAAGCCGGATGACAGCCGCTGTGAAGCCAGCGAATGATTCATCAGCCTGGAGAGTTGTCCGTAAAGGGGCAGGCAGAAGGCGAGCGCGAGGCCGAGATTAAAGAGATAGGTCCAGAGGAATGCCGGAAACCGGCGAAGCGTAATGCTGAGGCCATGAAAAAAGATGTTGCGCGTTTGCGGCATGGAAGACGGCCTTTCAGGAGCGATACCGAGGATGCTGTTCCTCTCTTACGTGTTTCAAACGAACCAGGCTGTAAATTGAGACAAAAGCTGGTGAAACACCACCCAGATCGCTGTCAGCTTGCTTGCCGAAACCACGTCTGTTTGTCGGGTGATGCTGTTGTTGAAGAGATCGCGATCGAGCGGCACGCGATGATCGGGGTCGATCTCGACCGAGACGATCTTCGCATTGCGCGTATAGAGGAACTTCTTCCAGCGGTCGGCGCCGTCCCAGTGTTCGCGGAGTCGGGTGCCGTCGTCGAAGACGATCTCGGCGGTTACGGGGAGGATGAAGTCTCCCTTGCGACGCAGAATTACAGTCGAACGATATGGGATCTTCTTGGCATTCCGTACTGGCGGTTCCCACCAGCGCAGCGGCTCGGAAGTGAAGTTGTCGACAGAGTAGTCGAGCACCTGCGTGCCGTAGACGGCCTGATCGAAGAACGGCCGCAACGTCGTTGGCTCATAGTGAGACTCTGAGATGGACGCAGGCGGTGCGCATGGCACCGCTGTTGTGGCGGCGGCATCGGAGGAAAGTCCGGGGTTGAGCCTGCTGAAGGGGAGTGTTGTTGCCAGAGGCCCTCCTGCGGGAGAAGCAGGCGCAACGTTTGTGCAGGGAGTGTTGGCAGAGGATGCTGCAGCTCCGTCTCGGCTCGCAGAGAGCGGCTGTGCCTTGCCGCGAGCGACGGCGACTTCTTCGATCGTGCGGAGAAAATCCTCCGTTGTGGGGTGTTTGAAGCGATAGCGCTGGAAGTAGGTTCGCATCGCTTCGTCCATCGTATTCTCGCCGATCATTCCTTCCAGCGTGGTCAGCAGTGTTGCTGTCTTTCCGTATGTCACCGCGCCATACGACTGCTCATTGCGGAACTTCCATGCGAAGCGGGTTACAGGATCGAAGTCGGGGGAGAGAAGATAGGAGAAGCGCTGCAGCGATCTGTCGCCGAGATTTGCATACCTCTCGTTCGTGACGGAGGTACGGCCGCCAAGAAGGGCGGCAAGCACCTTGACCTCCGTGTAGGAGTTGATGCCCTCGTCCAGCCAGGCATCCTCAAATTCGTTGGAGGCGACCATCCCATACCAGTACTGGTGACCGAACTCGTGTTCGACAGTAAGCTCGGGCAGCTTGAAGATCCCGCTCCATGAGCCATCGCCGGTGACCAGTGTGGGGTACTCCATGCCCTGCATCTCTGAGCCCGGCTCCGGATCGACAACGGTGATGACCTTGTAGGGATAAGGCCCGTACCTGCGCTCGAATTCAGCGAGTGCACCCCGCGTGATGTCGAGATAACGCTGTCCGATGTGAGGATGCGCGGCCAGGGCAAGCACGCGAATCTGAACCGGGCCCATCGACGAGAGATAGACAGCGTCGGAGACCACAAAGTGCGGACTCGCAGCGAAGGCGAAGTCGTGAATATCCTCGCCATAAAAGCTGAGCGTCTTTGTGCCGTCAGAATTGGGCTGGGTTCCGGTTGGAACTCCGCTGGCCCCTACGGTGTATCGTCGGGGCACGGTAAGGCGAACGTTGTAGGTGCCGAAGTCGGAGAAGAACTCCGTAGTGGCGTGATACTGGTGGCAGTTCCACGCTCCATGCCAGAAGACGCCGACCTTCGGAAACCACTGGCCGCCCATGATGAAGTCACGCTTATATCCGTTGCGGGCTACGGACTCCGGAAACTTGTCGTGAAAGGTTAGGTGGAAGGTCACGGAGTCGTTCGGCTGTAGCGGGCGCGGCAGCGTAATCTCTGCGACGGTGTGATCGTCCAAGTTGCCGTCGTCCGGTGCAGTAAAACGAAGAGTCGCAGTCAGGTCGCCGTATCCATCGGCATCGACATGCGAGACCGTAATCCCCCCGATCTTCTCCGGCGGATAGTCATTGCCCAGGGTCTCGCGGATTCCGCCGCCCGCCCGCGTCTCTGCGGTGAAGGTCGATTGCGGCCGGAAGGCGTTGAGGTAGAGGTGGAGCGGAAAGCTGGTGAGCGGCTGCCCGGTCAGATTCCGGTAGGTGAGGGTCTCGGTAGCGTCCAGGATCTTTCTGTCCGTATCGAGCTTCGCATCGATGGCGTAGGCCACCACACGCTCCGAAAGCGGTCGCCCGTCGGGCGAGTTGGTGGCGATGCTTAGTTGAGCACGCGATGCCGGTGCGACGAGTAGCAGAACAACTGCAGCGAGAAGGTATCTCCGCATAGGCTTGAAGTCGGAATACTTTCAGTGAGATGCGCGAAACTGCTCTTCGGGTGGCGCGAGACTGCGCTTACCTCAATGGCTCTTTAATTCCCACAGTTCGGTGGTAAGAATACCCGAGAGAAACATCTGCCGGCCTATACACTGAAACCCCGCTTCTGAGAGGAGCCCTGCATGGTCCGGAAGATGCGTGACGGGCAGTCCCGTCAGGATTCGAAATGCAAGGTAGAGGCCGCGTATGAATACGCGCGTAGGCAAATGCATGTTTCCCGGTGGGATGCGGAAATCGGAGATGAGCCATCGACCTCCCGGCCTTAGTGCGGGAGTGATCCTGGCGATCAGCTGCTCCAACTGCTCTTCTGTAAAACAATCCAGAAAGAAATGGCTCACGACGAGATCGTAGGGAACATCTGTTGCTGGTGTGAAGGTGAGTGCGTTGGCCTGCACAGTTTTCAGGCGATCCTCATAGCGGCTGCAGCGACGGCGCAGAAGTTCAAGCATCGCGGCGCTGCTGTCGACCGCGGTTGCCTGCACCGAAGTATTGGCTGCAAGGAAGCTGGCGAGAAAACGTCCGTCTCCATCCCCGAGAGCGAGGGCATTGTGAGCCATTCCCAACTTGGGGAGAAAGTGCAATCGAGTCTGCTCTAGCTTTCGTCCCAGTGTTAGATATTCAAGCGTGCGATATGGCCGGGCGATGGGATCGAAGTTCGCTGGGCTGTTCATAGAAAGGGCACCAGGAGGAGTGGGGTCAGTAGAGCGAGGTCGGCCGCGGCTCGCAGTTGCAGTGTGCTTAAGCGATTACGCTGCTGGTGCAGTGCAAAAAGCGCCAGTGCCGCCATCGAGACAGCAGCATAGAGCAGGCGTGCCGGCGGACTGCTCAACAGTACACAGGCGCCGCTGACGGCGAAGGTAGCGAGCGTCAGCGGCGCAAGGTATCGCAGGACGATGGCTGTAACCGGATGTGGAGGCTGTCCTCCTGGAACGGGGTGCTCCCACGCATAGATAAACAGGCAGTTGAGGCTGCACACCGCAGCCAGCAGCAGCGCCGGTAGCAGAAGCGGTAGCCGCAACTGAGGATTGCGCGAGATGGTCGGAATAAAGGTCGCCGCGGCGAAGCATACGCCGACGGCAATCTCTTTCGGCAGACGATGCGCGCTGCGCGTCGCGTGAATGATGACGAAGTATCCAAAGACCAGGCCCCCCAGGACCAGGTAGAGGCGGATGGCTGCCTCCGGGATATGCGGCAGCAGCAGAGCCAGCGACACGGAGGCGATGGCGATTCCCGTCATAAAGGCGCTACGGTGTTCGCGGTGGAAGTAGTGGCGGGCTTCCAGTCTGTCATTTCCTGGTGAGAGCGCATCCAGCAGACGGTCCGCTGCATACAGCGTCCACACCGCTATGGTCATTGCCGCCAGTGAAAACCAGTGAAGCTGCAGATGGGCAGCCCGCGCTATAAACCAGGTCCAAAGAGTGGCGACCGTGGGAGCATCGAGCGAGAGAAGATGCCAGAAGACAGGAGCAGAATAGCTTCTATCGCTCGTACTCTGATGAGATCTTCCGGCCACCTCTCCATTGTAGGTGGCTGTTGAGCAGGCCTGCTACGCGACGTTGGATGCTCCGGCGGCGGAATGTGGACTGTCACCGATAATGCGCGGACCCGCCTTCTCCGGCTGGCGAGTGTGCTTCTCTTCTTTGGCGCCTTCAGC is a window of Edaphobacter sp. 12200R-103 DNA encoding:
- a CDS encoding DHA2 family efflux MFS transporter permease subunit, coding for MSSAATIPADHSAEVTQGVNPWLIAASVMLATFMEVLDTAIASVALPYIAGSLSASNDEATWVLTSYLVANAIVLPASNWFSLRFGRKRFLVICVMIFTAASFACGAAPTLGMILLARIVQGAGGGALQPLSQAILFESFPPAKRGAAAAVFAFGVVVAPVLGPTLGGWLTDTYSWRYAFYINIPVGILAVFMISRFVHDPPYIKNAKVPAFDNMGFGALVVWTGLLQVILDKGQEDDWFGATWIRVAFPIMLAAFLWWVWISWHRKNPLVDLKVLKNRNFAIGCLLIFLFGIAIYSTVTVLPLFYQELLGYTAFTAGVVVAPRGLGAICGMPVIGYLSNKVDPRYLLTFGFIVFGLTTLYFGSITLQVSPTTLLVPILITGFGLSFVFVPITTAAYGTLPNEQMGNASGLFNLMRNVGGSIGISIAQTLLIRRAAVHQNLIVNSVPRTGAQFQNSLQNTTGFLARYYGPANAADPAQATLYRELLRQASSWAFVDVFRWLSLLSFGCVVAVWLLKKVKPGKGPIGAH
- a CDS encoding glycosyltransferase, which gives rise to MSLLAQLLFWIAVVGSLTSTIYCLMVLAAALRFGLRRRREEQAAINSSFLPPVSVLKPLHGTEDGLEKNLETFFEQDYPEFELLFCSRHESDAGLQLAREVGRRYPEVNAKYVTCGEPPEHFHNAKVFSLARMDSVAAYDLYVTSDADARVAPDYLRKMIQNLKDPAVGLASSVYIGTVHRGAEARLSSRLDAVGKSVEMSSGVMVADMLEGTKFALGVTMVLRKQSFVEAGGFEELGQFYADDFVLGNRLATRGTGVRLATHVIRLLVEDTPFAVSFRNQLRWMQSTRRSRPWGHLGTGLTFAMPFGLLGLLWGVISGHAGLGLLWLLAMVVNRWLQAGTVLTMMGDPGWLRGMLLYPLRDLLGSMLWVGSYGGDRFYYRGQTYRLREGGRVETP
- a CDS encoding glycosyltransferase family 39 protein, with protein sequence MNQSSTQFATPSTAANVERSAESRDAASGKSRCWSPLSVSLIVLAWLILQVGGLFTPGLLDDVDSIYTEIAREMLLRHDYVTPYINGVRFFDKPPLMYWMAAGSMKLFGAQDWAARLPLAVGMLALLLAVYALGIRLFREISPPEAPDRGGFYSALALATSIGPYLYTRFYIPDILLALWMTLGVHLLLIALDRVRQGRSTLLPCAGFAAVMALNVLTKGFIGLVFPTAFVLAYLALTRQPGLLRRLHPIASAVVFLVIAAPWHIMAALRTPPIPLPAGQGLPPRGGWAWFYLYNEHIARFLGRRIPHDYGQVPVLLFWALTALWIMPWASFLFPALRRHLRDLRDSSESTFSRSREAALALFLWTAVVLGFFTLSSRQEYYSLPALPALALMTAGFLSRVDASSSTSEIRRSAQHWTAWLLIPTTAVISVVCGYFALTAPPTPKGTDIASLLAANPEFYNLSLGHIFDLTTDAMGLFRGPLFFVSFSMLIAGLPTWLLRRQGRNYAANLVLAAAMIFALLGAHEGLRRFYPILGSKGLALAINHEGVKPQDQIILDGELTSGSSLVFYTRHQLHLIHGNVNGLWYGAFWPDSPHIFENEATLRRLWASPQRIFLFTYHPAARIRDLSPYGAVHTLASSGGKTVLTNR